One Loxodonta africana isolate mLoxAfr1 chromosome 6, mLoxAfr1.hap2, whole genome shotgun sequence DNA window includes the following coding sequences:
- the PRKAG3 gene encoding 5'-AMP-activated protein kinase subunit gamma-3 isoform X2: MSFLGQGDSASWSSPTMTTRSERTCGKQGAKASKWTRQEVVEEGELPGLGKGFRSRPAAESTKPEATFPKATPLAQAAPLACPGTPPTGWDLLPPGCAISAGGSSTDDLALNIEFPATPDGGYELERLVEDRPSPCSSPKFLLPKMGWDDELRKPGAQVYMHFMQEHTCYDAMATSSKLVIFDTMLEIKKAFFALVANGVRAAPLWDSKKQSFVGMLTITDFILVLHRYYRSPLVQIYEIEEHKIETWREIYLQGCFKPLVSISPNDSLLEAVYVLIKNRIHRLPVLDPVSGTVLHILTHKRLLKFLHIFGTLLPPPSFLSRTIQDLGIGTFRDLAVVLETAPLLTALDIFVDRRVSALPVINESGQVVGLYSRFDVIHLAAQQTYNHLDMSVGEALRQRTQCLEGVLSCQPHESFGEVIDRIVREQVHRLVLVDETQHLLGVVSLSDILQALVLSPAGIDALGA, from the exons ATGAGCTTCCTAGGGCAAGGAGATAGTGCCTCATGGTCATCACCCACCATGACCACCAGGTCAGAAAGAACCTGTGGGAAACAGGGGGCCAAGGCCTCCAAATGGACAAGGCAGGAGGTTGTGGAGGAAGGGGAGCTGCCAGGCCTGGGGAAAG GTTTCCGATCCAGGCCAGCTGCTGAATCCACCAAGCCAGAGGCCACATTCCCCAAGGCCACACCCTTGGCCCAAGCTGCTCCCCTGGCCTGCCCAGGCACCCCGCCAACAGGGTGGGACCTCCTGCCCCCTGGCTGTGCCATCTCAGCTGGGGGCTCCAGCACAGATGATCTGGCGCTGAACATAGAGTTCCCAGCCACACCAGACGGTGGATATGAGCTCGAACGCCTAGTGGAAGACAGGCCCTCCCCATGCTCATCCCCAAAGTTTCTGCTGCCCAAGATGGGCTGGGACGACGAACTTCGGAAGCCCGGGGCCCAGGTCTACATGCACTTCATGCAGGAGCACACCTGCTATGATGCCATGGCAACCAGCTCCAAGCTGGTCATCTTTGACACCATGCTGGAG ATCAAGAAGGCCTTTTTTGCCCTGGTGGCCAACGGCGTGCGGGCAGCACCTCTGTGGGACAGCAAGAAGCAGAGCTTTGTGG GGATGCTGACCATCACAGACTTCATCTTGGTCCTGCACCGCTACTACAGGTCCCCCCTG GTCCAGATCTATGAGATTGAAGAACATAAGATCGAGACCTGGAGGG AGATCTACCTGCAAGGCTGCTTCAAGCCTCTGGTCTCCATCTCTCCCAATGATAG CCTGTTAGAAGCCGTCTATGTCCTCATCAAGAACCGGATTCATCGCCTGCCTGTCCTGGACCCAGTTTCAGGCACTGTGCTCCACATTCTCACCCACAAGCGGCTGCTTAAGTTCCTGCACATCTTT GGCACCCTGCTGCCCCCGCCCTCCTTCCTCTCCCGCACTATCCAAGATTTGGGCATCGGCACATTCCGAGACTTGGCTGTGGTGCTGGAAACGGCCCCCCTCCTGACTGCACTGGACATTTTTGTGGACCGGCGTGTGTCTGCACTGCCTGTGATCAATGAATCTG GTCAGGTCGTGGGCCTCTACTCCCGCTTCGATGTGATT CACCTGGCTGCCCAGCAAACCTACAACCACCTAGACATGAGTGTGGGAGAAGCCCTGAGGCAGAGGACACAGTGTCTGGAGGGAGTCCTTTCCTGCCAGCCCCACGAGAGCTTTGGAGAAGTCATTGACAGGATTGTCCGGGAGCAG GTACACCGGCTGGTGCTAGTGGATGAAACCCAGCATCTCTTGGGCGTGGTCTCCCTCTCCGACATCCTTCAGGCACTGGTACTCAGCCCTGCTGGCATCGATGCCCTTGGTGCCTAA
- the PRKAG3 gene encoding 5'-AMP-activated protein kinase subunit gamma-3 isoform X1 — MSFLGQGDSASWSSPTMTTRSERTCGKQGAKASKWTRQEVVEEGELPGLGKGFRSRPAAESTKPEATFPKATPLAQAAPLACPGTPPTGWDLLPPGCAISAGGSSTDDLALNIEFPATPDGGYELERLVEDRPSPCSSPKFLLPKMGWDDELRKPGAQVYMHFMQEHTCYDAMATSSKLVIFDTMLEIKKAFFALVANGVRAAPLWDSKKQSFVGMLTITDFILVLHRYYRSPLVQIYEIEEHKIETWREIYLQGCFKPLVSISPNDSLLEAVYVLIKNRIHRLPVLDPVSGTVLHILTHKRLLKFLHIFGTLLPPPSFLSRTIQDLGIGTFRDLAVVLETAPLLTALDIFVDRRVSALPVINESGTAPRMHPEPENLAGSRKRKGLVGRPWEELWDAWTYWCHQSGVPVCSGKRWSGVMVKRWAANPMFRGLNPPAYPWRKMWQSASVKITALETLRGSSTLSYRVAMNQN; from the exons ATGAGCTTCCTAGGGCAAGGAGATAGTGCCTCATGGTCATCACCCACCATGACCACCAGGTCAGAAAGAACCTGTGGGAAACAGGGGGCCAAGGCCTCCAAATGGACAAGGCAGGAGGTTGTGGAGGAAGGGGAGCTGCCAGGCCTGGGGAAAG GTTTCCGATCCAGGCCAGCTGCTGAATCCACCAAGCCAGAGGCCACATTCCCCAAGGCCACACCCTTGGCCCAAGCTGCTCCCCTGGCCTGCCCAGGCACCCCGCCAACAGGGTGGGACCTCCTGCCCCCTGGCTGTGCCATCTCAGCTGGGGGCTCCAGCACAGATGATCTGGCGCTGAACATAGAGTTCCCAGCCACACCAGACGGTGGATATGAGCTCGAACGCCTAGTGGAAGACAGGCCCTCCCCATGCTCATCCCCAAAGTTTCTGCTGCCCAAGATGGGCTGGGACGACGAACTTCGGAAGCCCGGGGCCCAGGTCTACATGCACTTCATGCAGGAGCACACCTGCTATGATGCCATGGCAACCAGCTCCAAGCTGGTCATCTTTGACACCATGCTGGAG ATCAAGAAGGCCTTTTTTGCCCTGGTGGCCAACGGCGTGCGGGCAGCACCTCTGTGGGACAGCAAGAAGCAGAGCTTTGTGG GGATGCTGACCATCACAGACTTCATCTTGGTCCTGCACCGCTACTACAGGTCCCCCCTG GTCCAGATCTATGAGATTGAAGAACATAAGATCGAGACCTGGAGGG AGATCTACCTGCAAGGCTGCTTCAAGCCTCTGGTCTCCATCTCTCCCAATGATAG CCTGTTAGAAGCCGTCTATGTCCTCATCAAGAACCGGATTCATCGCCTGCCTGTCCTGGACCCAGTTTCAGGCACTGTGCTCCACATTCTCACCCACAAGCGGCTGCTTAAGTTCCTGCACATCTTT GGCACCCTGCTGCCCCCGCCCTCCTTCCTCTCCCGCACTATCCAAGATTTGGGCATCGGCACATTCCGAGACTTGGCTGTGGTGCTGGAAACGGCCCCCCTCCTGACTGCACTGGACATTTTTGTGGACCGGCGTGTGTCTGCACTGCCTGTGATCAATGAATCTGGTACCGCACCCAGAATGCATCCAGAACCAGAGAATCTGGCTGGGAGCAGGAAGAGAAAGGGACTGGTGGGGAGACCGTGGGAGGAGCTGTGGGACGCATGGACCTACTGGTGCCATCAGTCTGGGGTCCCAGTGTGTAGTGGAAAGAGGTGGAGTGgggtaatggttaagcgctgggctgctaatccaATGTTCAgaggtctgaatccaccagcctatccctggagaaagatgtggcagtctgcttctgtaaagattacagccttagaaaccctaaggggcagttctactctgtcctatagggtcgctatgaatcagaattga